A window of the Acipenser ruthenus chromosome 30, fAciRut3.2 maternal haplotype, whole genome shotgun sequence genome harbors these coding sequences:
- the LOC117435209 gene encoding F-box only protein 46-like, whose product MMDPDTFSHIQLWCPRPFGTYSQNKPSNGAGSGVGGSLLKTASDLVCRGPQGEERDEEPTLENTPPVTPPSLSSNGNQVEDGRVLLDTWYVIKPGNTKEKIAFFVAHQCNGLGLTRPNTMKVKGNWSTDCSKAKRRRCSSYDPSKSRANSSELEKEPGESLDEGDCLETELSETELLSVAEMVALVERRTAMALQEVIGQMPSQSLNAVRSLSSTTTSTQGSEVFLSEGETPAPDADPPSSLQLPPAEREPPDSRRVAEAIAHFESQQQQLESALLRRNGVSQEKTGDGTGASGGTGGNGSGGGGGGREVRIAFRVSSMDPCYQAETGSSGRPNCMFLSCGGGSPTGGARAKEKITCDLYQLVSPSSRDPLPPSNMEILLAAAASPKGTGESRGEGLQEHQIPPTSSDSTPESEAGEKGGERLRECVSGFHVEVVVTGAVDQCVFYGKDSTENVKEETVRFTVGSPAPDSLPCPGCEENPPPPGQLFFYHTQTALPDEDSKQLEVQNSLDCTNNNRSSAGGERLDSSDSPTGQDPDSSDTSLCRLYRHISHDFLEIRFKIQRLLEPRQYMLLMPDHIMVNVFSYLPTRSLAALKCTCHYFKALIETYGIRATDSLWNKDPLYRDDPCKQCKKHNEKGDVSLCRWHPKPYHHDLPYGRSYWMCCRRTDKDAPGCRVGLHDNNWVQPCELVQNRAKREDGR is encoded by the coding sequence ATGATGGACCCGGACACCTTCTCCCACATCCAGCTGTGGTGCCCCCGGCCTTTCGGGACCTACTCCCAAAACAAGCCAAGCAACGGGGCTGGCAGTGGAGTTGGTGGCTCCCTGCTGAAAACAGCCAGCGACCTTGTATGCCGGGGGCCGCAAGGGGAGGAGAGGGATGAGGAGCCCACATTGGAGAACACTCCCCCAGTcactcccccctccctctcttccaATGGGAACCAGGTAGAGGATGGCCGTGTGCTGCTGGACACCTGGTACGTCATCAAGCCTGGGAACACCAAAGAAAAGATTGCTTTTTTTGTGGCCCACCAGTGCAACGGGCTGGGCTTGACCCGACCCAACACCATGAAGGTCAAAGGGAACTGGAGCACCGACTGCTCCAAAGCGAAGCGCCGCCGCTGCTCCTCCTACGACCCCAGCAAGTCCAGAGCCAACAGCTCTGAGCTGGAGAAGGAGCCCGGGGAGAGTCTGGATGAGGGAGACTGTCTGGAGACGGAGCTCAGCGAGACAGAACTGCTGTCTGTGGCAGAGATGGTGGCCCTGGTGGAACGGCGTACAGCCATGGCCTTGCAGGAGGTCATTGGACAGATGCCTTCTCAGAGTCTGAACGCAGTTAGGAGCCTCTCCAGCACCACCACCAGTACCCAGGGCTCAGAGGTGTTCCTCTCAGAAGGGGAGACACCTGCTCCAGATGCTGATCCCCCTTCCTCCCTCCAACTTCCCCCAGCAGAGAGAGAGCCACCTGATTCCAGGCGGGTAGCAGAGGCCATTGCCCACTTTGAGTCTCAGCAACAGCAGCTAGAGAGTGCCCTCCTGAGACGCAATGGGGTATCACAGGAGAAGACTGGAGATGGAACGGGGGCGAGCGGGGGGACAGGAGGAAATGGCAGtggtggaggagggggaggaagggAGGTTAGGATCGCCTTCCGTGTCTCCAGCATGGACCCTTGCTATCAGGCTGAAACAGGAAGCTCTGGCCGTCCCAACTGTATGTTTTTGAGCTGTGGCGGGGGAAGCCCGACCGGAGGTGCCAGGGCCAAAGAGAAGATCACCTGTGACCTTTACCAGCTGGTGAGCCCGTCCTCTCGTGACCCCCTGCCTCCCAGCAACATGGAGATCCTGCTGGCCGCCGCCGCCTCCCCCAAGGGGACTGGGGAATCCAGAGGAGAGGGACTTCAAGAGCACCAGATCCCACCCACGAGTTCAGACTCTACCCCCGAAAGCGAGGCTGGGGAGAAGGGTGGCGAGAGATTGCGGGAGTGTGTGTCCGGTTTTCACGTAGAAGTGGTGGTGACTGGCGCAGTGGACCAGTGCGTCTTCTACGGGAAAGACAGCACTGAGAACGTGAAGGAGGAGACTGTCCGTTTCACAGTAGGATCCCCGGCCCCAGATTCTTTGCCCTGTCCAGGGTGCGAGGAAAACCCTCCCCCTCCAGGACAGCTCTTCTTTTACCACACCCAAACTGCACTGCCTGATGAAGACAGCAAACAGCTGGAGGTCCAGAACTCCCTTGACTGCACTAACAATAACCGCAGCAGTGCCGGCGGTGAGCGGTTGGACTCCAGTGATTCACCCACGGGTCAGGATCCGGATTCCTCAGACACTTCCCTGTGCCGGCTCTACCGCCACATCTCCCACGACTTCTTGGAGATCCGCTTCAAGATCCAGCGGCTGCTGGAGCCCCGGCAGTACATGCTTCTCATGCCCGACCACATCATGGTGAACGTCTTCAGCTATCTCCCCACGCGTTCACTTGCTGCCCTCAAGTGCACCTGCCACTACTTTAAGGCCCTTATAGAGACCTATGGCATTCGTGCCACCGACTCGCTCTGGAACAAAGACCCACTGTACCGAGACGACCCCTGCAAGCAGTGCAAGAAACACAATGAGAAGGGGGACGTGTCGCTGTGCCGCTGGCACCCCAAACCTTACCACCACGACCTGCCTTACGGACGCTCCTACTGGATGTGCTGCCGGCGCACCGACAAGGACGCGCCAGGCTGTCGCGTCGGCCTCCACGACAACAACTGGGTGCAGCCCTGCGAACTGGTGCAGAACCGTGCTAAGAGGGAGGATGGGAGGTGA